The Maylandia zebra isolate NMK-2024a linkage group LG7, Mzebra_GT3a, whole genome shotgun sequence genome contains a region encoding:
- the skp2 gene encoding S-phase kinase-associated protein 2, with protein sequence MPGDSVPLQDRPCLSLQDSMLTQPRKSKSRGILSEGLDTECTPTDFILQFTPPRKQQRLFSKGKENDSNQFVLSRRSRRKDSSPNISWDQLPDEVVLRIFFCLPLQDLVRISVVCKRWQRLAFDESLWHSVDLEGMTHTALALQQVLRTGIRRLRCPRSFVEELHLTGRGSLQVVQMDLSSSIIPTLALEDIICRCRLLECLSLEGLQLSDTIISCLAKNTRLQELNLSGCSAFSAPVLTRMLKSCSRIQQLNLSWCTFDNNHIKSVVDNLSSSVTHLNLSGYRESLTLNDVKVLVEKCRQIKTLDLSDSTLLTADCLPVLSQLKHLLHLSLSRCYHIHLAALTDVGIMFPVLSQLDVFGLVQDSQLPSLKREMPHVSINSRPFSSIARPTPASRFVGFTSDRTMWNKKCRLRFGL encoded by the exons ATGCCAGGCGACAG TGTCCCACTGCAGGATCGTCCCTGCCTTAGTCTGCAGGACTCCATGCTGACTCAGCCCAGGAAAAGCAAGTCCAGAGGCATTCTTAGCGAGGGCCTGGACACTGAGTGCACCCCAACAGATTTCATCCTGCAGTTCACACCACCGCGCAAGCAACAGCGGCTCTTCAGCAAGGGGAAGGAGAATGACAGCAATCAATTTGTTCTTAGCAGGAGATCAAGGAGGAAAGACTCCTCACCAA ACATTTCATGGGATCAACTACCAGACGAGGTTGTTCTTAGGATTTTCTTCTGCCTTCCTCTGCAGGACCTCGTCAGAATATCTGTAGTTTGCAAGCGCTGGCAACGTTTGGC GTTTGACGAGTCTCTGTGGCACAGTGTGGATCTAGAGGGGATGACCCACACGGCTCTGGCTCTGCAGCAGGTGCTGAGGACTGGCATCCGCAGACTGCGCTGCCCTCGCTCCTTTGTGGAAGAGTTGCACTTAACAGGCAGAGG CTCTTTGCAGGTGGTTCAGATGGATCTGTCAAGCTCAATCATACCAACGTTGGCTCTGGAAGACATCATCTGTCGCTGCAGACTGCTAGAATGTCTGAGCCTGGAGGGTCTGCAGCTCTCTGACACCATCATCAG CTGTCTGGCAAAGAACACCCGCCTACAGGAGCTCAACCTCAGCGGCTGCTCTGCCTTCTCTGCTCCTGTGCTCACTAGGATGCTTAAATCCTGTTCCCG tATACAACAGCTGAACTTATCATGGTGCACCTTTGATAATAATCACATAAAGAGCGTGGTTGATAATCTGAGTTCCAGTGTTACACATCTCAACCTCAGCGGTTACAGAGAGAGCCTCACCCTAAATG ATGTGAaggtgttggtggaaaaatgccgCCAGATTAAAACTCTAGATTTGAG TGATAGCACTCTGCTGACAGCTGACTGCTTACCTGTCCTCAGTCAACTCAAGCACCTGCTGCATCTGTCCCTGAGCCGCTGTTATCACATTCACCTTGCTGCTCTCAC TGACGTGGGTATAATGTTCCCTGTGCTGAGCCAGCTGGATGTGTTTGGGCTGGTGCAAGATAGCCAGCTGCCCTCTCTGAAGAGGGAGATGCCTCATGTGAGCATCAACTCCAGACCTTTTTCAAGCATCGCCCGGCCCACACCGGCCAGCAGGTTTGTTGGATTCACCAGCGACCGCACCATGTGGAACAAGAAGTGTCGACTGCGGTTTGGACTGTAA